The Macaca mulatta isolate MMU2019108-1 chromosome 19, T2T-MMU8v2.0, whole genome shotgun sequence sequence ttccaaaccagcctggacaacacagtgagacccccatctcttaaaaaaaaatctgggtatggtggcttgtgtctgtagtcctagctacttgggaggctgaggtgggaggattgcttgggcccagtttgaggctccagtgagctagaATCgtgcctaggtgacagaataagaccctgtctcaaaaaaacaaaacaaaacacacacacacacacacacacacacacacacacacacacacaaaagtaaatttaaaaccaAATGACCTGCCAAAGCTCCAGGCCAATGGCACCAATGTTCTCAAATTCCGAGAGGTCATACTGTGTCAAATAGTTGGTATTCTTCATTTTATGGTGGAGCCAGATGTCTTTATCAATACCTTCTGGTTTCAGGCCATCCTGCATCAGAAAAACCATATGAGGTGGTCTCAATGACATGGGCAGGGGAGGGGCATCCCTGGGGCATCCCTGGCATCATGCAAAGAGGCCACACACCTGGTACGGGGGCTTCTGGAGCATCGACGCCGGCCAGTCCCCATCCAGTTCACCATTCCAGTCGCTCTGCTTGCTGGCACTGGCGTCCAGAAAATGCTTCTCCCAGTCCTTCAAAGACAtgtaaggaaaaagtaaaatcaatCAGATGCACATATATTTGCTGTTgttgcttctgtttttgtttcttgagactaGGTTTtgctcttgcccagactggagtgaggtagcgcagtcatggctcactgcagcctcaatctcctgggctccagtgatcctcctgcctcagcctcccaagtagctgagactacaggtgctcgccatcaTACCtcactactatttttttttttttgagacggagtctcgctctgtcgcccaggctggagtgcagtggccagatctcagctcactgcaagctccacccccggggtttacgccattctcctgcctcagcctcccgagtagctgggactacaggcacccaccacctcgcccggctagtttttgtattttatttttagtagagacggggtttcactgtattagccaggatggtctcgatctcctgacctcgtgatccacccgtctcagcctcccaaagtgctgggattacaggcttgagccaccgcacccagcccctggctactatttttatgttttgtacagtcagggtctccctctgttgcccaggctggtctcgaactcctgggctcaagttatcctcctgccttgacctccgaactgctggtattacaggcatgagccaccgcacccaaccagaTGCTCAGATTTGAGAAAGGAAATTATTAGATGCCAAGTGGCAGGCACAGGCTGGTGACCCCTGTCCCAGTGTCCCTTTCCCTTCTTCAATTTGGTCGTCAGGAGGCCAAGTGCTTGGTGCTTCCAATGCCACTGAGGACTTCAGGGCAATACCACACTGCCTAGATTTTTCTCCCTAACCTGCCATATGACTTTAGCCCTTTCCTCCATGCTATGGAGAGGAGCAGTGGTGTGGAAAACTTCAAGTAGTGGCTAGAGTGAAAATGATGGTGCAAAAAGCGATGACaatggccagatgtggtggctcacgcctgtcatcccagcactttgggaggccgaagtgggcagatgacttgaggtcgggagttcgagaccagcctggccaatatggtgaaaccccgtctctactaaaaatacaaaaattagccaggggtggtggcgggtgcctgtaatcccagctactcaggaggctgaggcaggagaatcacttcaacctgggaggcagatgttgccgtgaactgagattgtggcactgtactccagcctgggcaacaagagtgaagctccgtctcaaataaataaataaataaatactcttttttttttttttttttgagacggagtcttggtctgtcgcccaggctggggtgcagtggcacaatctcggctcactgcaacctccacctcctgggttcacgccattcccctgcctcagcctcccgagcagctgggactataggcgctcgccactacgcccggctaattttttgtattctttagtagagacggggtttcactgtgttagccaggatggtctcgatgtcctgaccttgtgatccgcccgcctccggcctcccaaagtgctgggattacaggcgtgagccaccgcgcccagccaactctttttttttttttttttgagacagagtctcgctctgtcgctcaggctggagtgcagtggcgcgatctcggctcactgcaagctccacctcccgggttcacaccattctcctgcctcagcctcctgagtagctgggactacaggcgcccgccaccgcgcccggctaattttttgtatttttagtagagacagggtttcaccgtggtctcgatctcctgaccttgtgatccgcccgcctcggcctcccaaagtgctgggattacaggcgtgagccactgcgcccggcaataAATACCCTTTTACGATACCTTCAGATGTGTAGCAATGTGGCTGGTCTGCAGTGTGTGCTCTGGGGAGGCCATTTGGTGCTACAATATTGCCATTGTGGCTACCAGCCATGCAGCAATGGTCCAGTAACTGGGTACTTACAAACTATATTTGTGCACTTTCTAGAGTTGCCCAGGAAAAATTCACACCTGGGCTTTGTTGTCTTTAGTCTGCTCCCAATCCTTCGATTCTGCCGGGGATGTTTCCTTCTTCAGTGATGTTAAGTTCCAGTCGTACTCTATGCTGCCGGATTCAATTGACTGACCATCAATTTTCACGTCGTAAGAAAGATCTGGTCTTAAAATTAGAGTGTAGAGGTGTGTGAAGCCATCAACCTGCACATTTTAGGGGGAAAAGTGTAAGAATTAAaccctcaatttctttttttttttttttttttttttgagatggagtttcactctgttgcccaggttggagtgcagtggctcaatctcagctcattacaacctccacctcccgagttcaagcgattctactacctcagcctcctgagaagctgggattacaggcacccaccaccataccccactaatttttgtatttttagtagagatggtttcaccatgttagctaggctggtctcaaactcctgatctcaggtgatccacccgcctcggcctcccaaagtgctgggattgcaggcatgagccaccgcgcctgaccaacCCTCCATGCTTTAATGCAAGTCTAAATATgcagcttatttttatttgtttatgtatgtatgtatttatttatttatttttgagacggagtctcgctctatcacccaggctggagtgcagtggcttgatctcggctcactgcaagctccacctcccgggttcacgccattctcctgcctcagcctcccaagtagctgggactacaggtgcccaccaccgcgcccggctaattttttgtatttttagtagaggtggggtttcactgggttagccaggatggtctcgatctcctgacctcgtgatccacctgcctcggcctcccaaagtgctgggattacaggcatgagccaccacacccagcctatttatttttttgagacagggtcttgctctgtcacccaggctggagtgcagtggtacaatcatagctcactgcagccttgacctcctgggctcaattgatcctcccacctcagccttccaagtagctgggaccacaggtttcTGGCActttacctggctaatttttgtatcctttgtagtgacagggttttgccatgttgcccaggctggtcttgaactccttggctcaagcaatcctcttgcctcagcctcccaaagtgctgggattacaggtgtgagcctctgcacccagccatttCTCCAGAATGTTTTCTCCATCCTGaatatttcattcattaatgAGGATGGATGTGGTTGAAATGTGACTGTACTATTGTAACCCTCATAGGGCAAATGATGACATGTCATAGCTCACAGAAAAAATGAGAGTGCCCTTCTGATGGGGTAAAAACTTCAGGAAACCAGTTAAAGGAGACAAGTCTCTCCGATGGCCTCCTACACTGGAAACCGGAAACAGGAGGTATGTTTACAAAGACCCATCCTTGGCTCAGTTAAGTATTTTACTATCAAAACTAATTTCTCTAAACTTAATTATCATCAGGCAAGAGTTAACACTCATTTATTTGAATACAAGAGCAGCTACCTTACACCTGATCAGTTTCTTGTTTTCGTGATACTGATTcttgaaatgtaaaataacatgAACTTTCTTGATATCAAATCCACAAATATCGGGtcctacaaaaaagaaaaaagaaattagccgctCTCAATTTCTTTCCATAATGCATCACCATAGAATAACCAACCCacaaccattctttttttttttttttttgagacagagtctcgctgtcacccaggcgggagtgcagtgatgtgatcttggctcacagcaacctctgcctcccgggttaaagcgattctcctgcctcagcctcccgagcagctgggactacaggcgcacaccaccatgcccagcagctaatgtttgtatttttagtagagatggggtttcaccatgctggccaggctggtctcaaactcctgaccttgtgatccacccgcctcagcctcccaaagtgctaggattacgggcttGAACCACTGTGCACGGCCCATTCTTCTTAAATATAATCAGATACAATCTGATAATCAGATATTCACactaagttatttatttatttatttgagacagagtctcgctctgtcgcccaggctggagtgcagtggtgggatcttggcttactgcaatctccgcctcccgggtttaagtgattcttctgcgtCAAGCTCCTGAGTAGCGTAGCTGCGATTACAGttatgcaccaccaggcccagccaatttttgcgtttttagtagagacggggttttgccatgttggctaggctggtctcgaactcctgacctcaggtgatttgcccgccttggcctcccaaagggctgagattataggtgtgagccaccacatctggtcaCATCTGTGAATATCTTATTACGATTAAAGGACAATGTCCTGGCTTTCCACTCACTTTTTGAGTGTGTTCTGTAgcttatttaaatattcaaagtgGCCtgctaatcctagcactttgggaggccaaggtagggggaagacttgaggccaggagtttgagaccagcctggccaacatggtaaaaccccatctctactaaaaatacaaaaattaaccaggagtggtggcatgtgcctgtagtcccaggtacttgggaggctgaggtgaaaggatcacttgaacctgggaggttgaggttgcagtgagctgagactgggccactgcactgcagcctgggtgaccaagcaagactacgtctcaattaaaaaaaaaaaaaaaagtaggctgggcgtggtggcttacggctgtaatcccagaactttaggaggccgaggtgggtggatctcgacgtcaggagttcgagaccagcctgaccaagatggtgaaaccccatctctactaaaaatacaaaaattagccaggcatggtggcacgtgcctgtaatctcagctactcaggaggctgaggcaagagaatgccttgaacctgggagacggaggttgcggtgagccgagatcacaccagtgcactccagcctgggtgacagagtgagactccatctcaaaaaataaaaataaaatgctatggaATGTGAAATATTTGTATGAAAGTCAACTTGTTCAAAACTGAGacatgcaatttatttttcttcaacattGGTCAGAGTTTTCGTCTCGATTCGTAAGTACCTAcgcactttgatttttttttttttttttgagacagtctcactgtcacccaggctagagtgcagtggtgtgatctcagctcactgcaacctctgcatcccaggttcgagtgattcttgcgcctcagcctcccaagtagctgggatcacaggtatgcgccaccatacttgaaaccgcctttgcaaaattaagactgagacagtgaaagagatctcacttaactgactccatcttgcttctaacctccaggctgtccttgttcattcctgggcgtaggctgaactaactctgagagaaacttagtttatagtttaaacgaAGACAGtaacagtcctttcccaaagcggacctccttcttgcctgggggctagattgcctttttcttttttcttttcttttctttctttttcttttcttttctttctttttcttttctttctttttttctttttgagatggagtctcgctctgtcacctaggctggagtgcagtggcacgatcttggcttactacaacatctgcctcccaggttcaagcgattctcctgtctcagtctcctgagtagttgggattacaggcactgccaGCACGTccacctgatttttgtatttttagtagagatgagggtttcaccgtgttgtccaggctagtcttgaactcctggcctcaagtgattctccgacctcggcctcccagtatgagccactgcaccggccacTTTGAATATTTAATTAAGCTTCAGAACACACTCAGAAGCAAGTGGAAAGTCCAAACGTTGTCCTTTAACAGCAATAATAAGATACacatgtggccgggcgcagtggctcacgcctgtaatagcattttggggggccgaggcaggcggatcacctgaggtcgggagtttgagatcagcctgaccaacacggtgaaaccctgcctctactaaaaatacaaaaattagccaggtgtggtggcacgcagctgtaatcccagctactggggaggctgaggcaggagaatcacttgaacctgggaggtagaggttgcagtgagccaagattgcacctttgcactccagcctgggtgacagagcaatactccatctcagaaaaaaaaaaggtatttacgCATGTAATGGATGTTCATAAGGAAATATAGACAGATGGGCTCTGTGTTGCCTGTCTGGGGTTTTATGCATAACTTATGCATAGGAATTTATGCAAATATCAAGACTCTGACAATAACTgtgcttctcttctcttcctccttaaCCCCTCACCCTCAGCAAGCTCCCCTCACACTAATGGCTGGCGCTGACTCATTATAACAAAGCGTTCCAATAGTAAGAGTGGATTTGAGTGAAATGAAACTGTTGAATTCAAAACTGAAATAccaagaaaagtttattttaatcttttttttgaCCCCAAATTATGCTGCTTGGCAATTCAGATGTAGTAGACATATGCTATACAGGGTTTTTcccttccttatttatttatttattttcggacagggtcttattctgtcatccaggctggagtgcagttgtgtgatcacagcccactgcatcctcagctcaggagattctcctacttcagcctcctgagtagctagaaccactGGTGTGTGCAACCTCactgggttaattttttttttttttttttttgagacggagcctcgctctgtagcccaggctggagtgctgttgtggccggatctcagctcactgcaagctccgcctcccgggttcccgccattctcctgcctcagcctcccgagtaactgggactacaggcgcccgccacctcgcccggctagttttttgtattttttagtagagacagggtttcaccgtgttagccaggatggtctcgatttcctgacctcgtgatccgcccgtctcggcctcccaaagtgctgggattacaggcttgagccaccgcgcccggccaagtgctgggattacaggcatgagccactgcacccagccctaatttttattttttgtagagacagggtctcactatgttggccaaactggtctcgaactcctggactcaagtaatcctcctgcctggcctcccaaagtgctggaattacaggcatgagccactgtgcccagctaaggATGAATATTTTAGAAgcacattcattcttttttttttttttttttttttgagacggagtctcgctctgccgcccgggctggagtgcagtggccggatctcagctcactgcaagctccgcctcccgggttttcgccattctcctgcctcagcctcccgagtagctgggactacaggcgcccgcaaccacgcccggctagttttttgtattttttagtagagatggagtttcaccgcgttagccaggatggtcttgatcacctgacctcgtgatccacccgtctcggcctcccaaagtgctgggattacaggcttgagccaccgcgcccggcctttttttttttttttgagacggagtctcgctctgtcacccaggctggagtgcagtggccggatctcagctcactgcaagctctgcctcccgggttcacgccattctctggcctcagcctccccagtagctgggactacaggcgcccgccacctcgcccggctagttttttgtatttcttaatagagacggggtttcaccgtgttagccaggatggtctcgatctcctgacctcgtgatccgcctgtctcggcctcccaaagtgctgggattacaggcttgagccaccgcgcctggccacattcattctttttttggagacagagtctcgttctgtcacacaggctggagtgcagtggtgagatctcagctcactgcaacctctgcctctcaggttcaagcaattctcttgcctcagcctcccgactacaggcatgcaccaccacgcccggctaatttttttgtatttctagtagagacaaggtttcaccatgttggccaggctggtcttgaactcctgacctcaagtgatccgcccacctcagcctcccaaaatgctgagattacaggtgtgagccaccacacctggcctgaggtACATTTGTTCTTAAAGTTTTAAGTTATGCTATACTTGTGTCTATTTCCTGTGGCCCAGTATGATCCCTTCCTAGTTCTAGCACAAATTTTAATCTCCTGGTGTCAGGAGACATTTAATATTTTCCAGAGGTTTGCAGGCTTTTTCTATAAAGGCCAGATGGTAAAATATTGTTGGCTTTGTAAGCCTAATGATCTCTGTCATGACAACTTAACTCTGCCACTGGTACTGGcaagcagccacagacaacatGTAAATGAACAGAGTGAGGCTGCATTCCAGTAAGACTTCATTTCTGGACACTGAAATCTAAATTTCATACAATTTTCATGTATCACAAAATATCATccttgtattgatttttttttgaaccagttaaaaatgtaaaaaacatttttagttcATGGGTCATATAAACACAGGCAGTGGGCCAATTTGGCCCATGGCCAAGGTTTACTGAGTCCTAAAGGATTCAAAACACAggttgaggccaggcgtggtggctcacgcctgtaatcccagcactttggaaagccaaggcaggtggatcacctgaggtcaggagttcgataccagccaggagtttgagaccagcctgaccaacatggtgaaaccccatctcagccaggcgcagtggctcacgcgtgtaatcccagcactttgggaggctgaggtgggcggatcacctgaggtcaggagtctgagacccgcatgactaacatggtgaaaccctatctctattaaaaatacaaaaattaactgggcgtgctggtgcacacctgtaatcccagctacttgggaggctgaggcaggagaatcccttgaacccgggaggaggaggttgcaatgagccgacaTTATGCCAttccataccagcctgggcaacaagagcgaaactccatctcaaaaaaaaaaaaaaaaaaaaaaggaaccccatatctactaaaatgcaaaaaaaaaaaaaaaaaaaaaattagccaggtatggtggcacatgcctataatcccagcaactcaagaggttgaggcaggagaatcacttgaacccaggaggcagagactgcagggaggtgagatggggccactgccattgcactccagcctgggccacaagagtgacaACTCTGGctcaaaccaaaaccaaaaccaaaaaaactgcACAGGTTGAGCAACCCAAATCAAAAAATCACAAATCTGAAGTGTTCCAAAACCCAAACTTTTAGACTCAACATGatgttcaaaggaaatgctctttGGAGCTTtgtggatttcagatttttcaaaTCAGCGATGCTCAACCGGTAAGGATAATGCAAACAATCCAAAATCCCCCCgaaaattccaaaatccaaaacacttctgctTCCAAACATTTCAGATAAGGTATCCTTACCCTGCATGAGGGCAAGATTTATGGTGAATAAATAACTTCTTCAGGAACACAACAGACTGGCACCGTTGCCTTTTTATGTTAATTAGGTTTAATAGTGCTATAAACCTTGGATCCAATATACTCAATACTACTACCTTAACTACATGAGCCAAGTCTTAGTCTAAAGATCCCGTGAAGTGGGAGGGTTTTCAAAGTCGCTAGAAGTGGTTGTGTTGTACCACCAAAACTCACCAAACATAATATAGTACTGCGATTTTCCATTCAGGTTCTTCTGGTCAACATCTGCAGGAAAGACCTTAATGTAGCCCCCTCCACAGTCCATCTTCTGCTCATGTTTCACTGTGTACTGAATGACCAGAGTTTTCCCTTTATTGCTGAATGGTTTGAAGCGTGCAGAGATGGCATAGAATCGGCCATTCTGAGTGGTCTGCAGACCTTTGAACAAAAAATACTCATGAAGGTTTGGGAATGATGCTGTGCTCAGTAATGCAGAAAGTTAAATGGATGTCCTTCCCTTACTCCCAATCACAAATGTCCCAACCGTTAACAGTGATCCACAGTGCCAACAGAGCATTATACAATAATGCATAATGAGTATACCACTAGCAGGCACTCTGCTTccataccactttttttttttttttttagatggagtctcgctgtgtcaccaaggctggagtgcaatggcgcgatcttggtgcgctgcaacctctgcctcccgggttgaagtgattctcttgcctcagcctcccgagtagttgggattacaggcatctgccaccacatctggctaatttttgtatttctagtagagacggggtttcaccatgttggtcaggctggtctcgaactcctgacctcaggtgattgcccgcctcaacctcccaaagtgctgggattacaggcgtaagccaccgtgcctggcccatacaACTTTTATTTCACACACCTGGAAGTTTTTGTTCTTAATATacctctgttatttattt is a genomic window containing:
- the CALR3 gene encoding calreticulin-3 isoform X2: MTPDLGILDFRRGSFMVIKRKIKVSTTQNGRFYAISARFKPFSNKGKTLVIQYTVKHEQKMDCGGGYIKVFPADVDQKNLNGKSQYYIMFGPDICGFDIKKVHVILHFKNQYHENKKLIRCKVDGFTHLYTLILRPDLSYDVKIDGQSIESGSIEYDWNLTSLKKETSPAESKDWEQTKDNKAQDWEKHFLDASASKQSDWNGELDGDWPASMLQKPPYQDGLKPEGIDKDIWLHHKMKNTNYLTQYDLSEFENIGAIGLELWQVRSGTIFDNFLITDDEEYADNFGKATWGETKGPEREMDAIQAKEEMKKAREEEEEELLSGKMNGREHYFNRFHRRNEL
- the CALR3 gene encoding calreticulin-3 isoform X1, whose amino-acid sequence is MAGVRVPLWGICMLRVALATVYFQEEFLDGEHWRNRWVQSTNDSRFGHFRLSSGKFYGHKEKDKGLQTTQNGRFYAISARFKPFSNKGKTLVIQYTVKHEQKMDCGGGYIKVFPADVDQKNLNGKSQYYIMFGPDICGFDIKKVHVILHFKNQYHENKKLIRCKVDGFTHLYTLILRPDLSYDVKIDGQSIESGSIEYDWNLTSLKKETSPAESKDWEQTKDNKAQDWEKHFLDASASKQSDWNGELDGDWPASMLQKPPYQDGLKPEGIDKDIWLHHKMKNTNYLTQYDLSEFENIGAIGLELWQVRSGTIFDNFLITDDEEYADNFGKATWGETKGPEREMDAIQAKEEMKKAREEEEEELLSGKMNGREHYFNRFHRRNEL